Within Streptomyces sp. SS1-1, the genomic segment ACCCCTGTTCCCGGCACCCGCCTGCGACCAGCCATTTCCCGATCGTACGGCGGGCCGGGCGCGGAGGTCAGACCCTGGTGACGGTCGCCCCGGGGATCATGCCCACCGGGTCGTAGCGCACGGGCGCTCCCGGGTAGGGCGCGTGGATCACCTGGCCGTTGCCCATGTACATCCCGACGTGGCTGGCGTCGGAGCGGTAGGTGACGATGTCGCCGGGCCGGGCCTCGGAGAGCGGGACCTGCCGGCCGGCGTACCGCTGGCCCTGCGAGGTGCGCGGCAGGGCGACGCCGGCCTGGGCGTACGACCACTGGATCAGGCCCGAACAGTCGAAGCCGGAAGGCCCGTTGGCGCCCCACACGTACGGGCGGCCGAGCGCGGACTGGGCGGCGGCGACGGCGGCTGCGGCGCGGCCCGAGGCGGGCAGGGCGTCGCCGAAGCCGGGCAGTTCGGCCCGCCCTGAGCGGGAGACCCGGTCGTAGGCGGCGCGGTCGGCGGCCGTCAGGGAGTTGAGGAGCCGGCGGGCCTGGGTGAGCTTCCGCTCGACGGTGCGCTTGTGCGCGACGACCGACTGGCGGCTCTTGTCGAGTTCGGCGAGTTTCCCGGCCGCCTCGGAGCGCTCTTGGGCGAGTTCGCGCATGGCGTCCTGGAGGTCCTTGAGCTCGCCCGCGTGGTGGGCGCTGATCCGGGCGAGCGTGGCGGCGCGGTCGAGGTAGTCGGCCGGGTCGTCGGAGAGCAGCAGGGCGAGGGACGGGTCGACGCCGCCCGAGCGGTACTGGGCGCCGGCCAGCGAACCGAGCGCGTCCCGCTTGGAGTTGATGTCCTGCTGCTGGCGGGCGATGCGGTCCTGGGCGGTCCTGACCTCGGTGCGCAGCTTCTCGGCGCGCTCCTCGGCCCGGTTGAACGCCTCGGTGGCCTTCTCGGCCTCCGTGTAGAGGCGGTCCACCTCGGCCCGGGTGTCGTCGTGCGGCGCGGCGACCGCCGGTACGGCGCCGAGGGCGGCGGCCGCCGCGGACAGGACGCACAGCGCTGTGCCGGTGCCCCGGTCGAACCCGGGTGATGCAAGGCGACGATGGGACCCCACGGGAAGCCGCGCTCCTTCCGCTGGCGGACAACGACTGCTCCCCCGGCGTCGGGGGAAACGCGGCAGACAGTAGCTCCGTGCGCGGGGCGGCGGCCAACGGCCGTCGGGGGCGCATACCGTGACGCCCCGCCTCTGACGCAGGTCATGGGCGGGGCGCGGGGTCAGGCGGCGGTGCCGTAATTAACCCGATCGGGCGGCACCCGGTGTTGATCTTGCGGGGTGCTCCGGGTCAGATCCGGACGCCGAACTGGAACGGCATGTTGTTGATCGACTCGTAGCGCACGACCGTGCCGGAGCGCGGGGCGTGCAGGATCTGGCCGTTGCCGGCGTAGAAGCCGACGTGGTGCAGGTCGCCGTAGAAGATGACCAGGTCGCCGACCTTGAGCTGGGACTGGCTGTAGATCCTGGTGCCGTAGTTGGCCTGCGCCTGCGAGGTGCGCGGGATGCCGACGCCGGCCTGGGCGAAGGCCCAGGAGGTCAGGCCCGAGCAGTCG encodes:
- a CDS encoding NlpC/P60 family protein, coding for MGSHRRLASPGFDRGTGTALCVLSAAAAALGAVPAVAAPHDDTRAEVDRLYTEAEKATEAFNRAEERAEKLRTEVRTAQDRIARQQQDINSKRDALGSLAGAQYRSGGVDPSLALLLSDDPADYLDRAATLARISAHHAGELKDLQDAMRELAQERSEAAGKLAELDKSRQSVVAHKRTVERKLTQARRLLNSLTAADRAAYDRVSRSGRAELPGFGDALPASGRAAAAVAAAQSALGRPYVWGANGPSGFDCSGLIQWSYAQAGVALPRTSQGQRYAGRQVPLSEARPGDIVTYRSDASHVGMYMGNGQVIHAPYPGAPVRYDPVGMIPGATVTRV